TGGTGAAATACGATTTAAGAAATATAAAATTAAGAATAGAGTACTGAAATAAAATTTTTGGGGAAAAAATCTTATTTTACTTTTATGGAAAATTTTTTTGAGGGTTAAAAAATTCATGAAATCCTGTATAATACTTTGTGGTGGCAGAAGCCGACGTATGGGAAAGGATAAAGGATTGATGAATTTAGATGGGGACCCCTTCATAATCCACTTGTTGAAGATGGTTGTAAAAATTACTGAAGAAATCATACTGGTTTTAAGGGATAAAAAACAGGTAGAATTATATCAAAACTGTATTAATGACTTTAAAAGGCAAATACATAATCATGACCCCCACATCAAACTGGTAGTTGATATTGAAGTAGATCAGGGCCCCCTTCTGGGACTTTATACTGGCTTATCACACATAAAATCAGAGGGTGCATTAGTTTTGCCCTGTGATTCTCCTTTTGTCTCACCTTACTTTGTAGATAAAATGTTCGAATTAACAGAAGTTAGTGAAGCCTGTATTCTGGTTCCAGTTTGGCCAGATGGATCAACCGAACCATTACATTCTTATTACTGTAAAGAATGTATTCCTATAATTCAGAAACAGTTGGAAAATGGTTTTCGGAATGTTAAATCATTACTGGAAAAAATTGATGTAGCTTATGTTGGTGTTGAAGTTTTAGATCCAGGAAAAAAAAGTTTCATCAATTTAAACCGTCCAGAAGATGTGTCCCAATCCCTTAAGAAATAAAAAAATCATTATTCTAATAATTAACAATTAAAAACATAAACAAAGGGACGTAGGGGCAGGAGTAGTAAATAATAGTTCAAGATGAATCAACATCCCCATCTTTTTTTTAATTCATTTATTAAGCTGTTTAAGGTTATTAATTCTAGATAATCCAAGATAACTAATAAAAAAGGAGATTTTTTTATGGATTTAGAGAGATTTAATGAGGAAAATTGTGGGGTGATGTTCATAAATTATATTAAAACTGTTTCCACAACTGGAACATCTTCAAGGGGCGTAATGTCCACGCTTCCAGGGTTTCTTCCCATTTGGAGGAAGAATGTGTTAACCCTTTCAATCATATCTATATATTCTCTCTTGTGAATGCGGCAACCGTCAACAACCGCATATTTAGGCAGGTCTCCATTCAACCTTTTAAATTCTATTACCTTATCCACCATTTTTCTATACTGCTCGAGAGTTAGACTCTCCATTGCATCGACCACATTTAGTTTTTTAATGTTATTGGTAGCACCACTTAAAAAGGTTACGGAATAATCCCCATTTTAATTAATAAAGAATGAAATAAAAAAAAATTAAAGTGGGTTTTTATTGTCTAATTACTGAGTTATTTCCACGTGAGCGTGTTGATCAAAGGGATTGGTTCTAACTGCCAGTGAAAACAGGTAAGGGTAGTTTTTCATTAAATGTTCCATATACTGTAACCATTCAACTAATAAAAGGCTGTAAATCCGTACTAAATCCCCAGAAAGATGATCAAAGTCTGATTTTGGAAGCTTAGCCAGGTCAATACGGTTATCCAGTTCCTCCATGAGGTGGAATACTGCCCAGAGAAGATCAGTGAATGTTTCATGTTCCAGTAAGTTGGGGTTCTCCAGTAAAGCCAGTAAGAATTTCCGCTCATCTACCAGGAATTTTTTAGTATATATTAAAAACTGAATTGATTTGGGGTCATCCTTGATATTTAAGGTGTATTCAAATTCTTGGATGGCTTTTTTTGCCCTTTTGAAATCTTTTTCAGACCAGTTATTGTTGATCAAAAGATCGTCTTTTATGTGTTCAGCATCAGGGTCGAATTTGGTGATGGCTGTCAGTAGATCAGTTCCCACTTCACTGAAAAAGGCACCAATTACCATGTTTAGTTTTTCCATCATCTGCTTCTTTTCTCTGCTGCTGATGGCATTTTCAATTACCAACACCACGAAGAGTATCTCAATGGGTAAAAAGGCAATATCAATACCAATGTAAAATAAAACTCCATGGAGATCATGGAAGATGAAATAATTGGCCACGTAAAGTAAGGCAGAAAGTATAACCAGAAATATTCCCAGTTTAACCTTCCAACCAAAATATTCAGATAGTTTCATTCATTCACCTGTTTTAATCAATTAATAATTATATTATTTTAATTCTTTTTCCATATATAGGGGATTCACATCTTAATTAGAAAGTTTAAGAAATTAGTATTATACTGGAGTTTTACACTAATAACAGATTTTACCTCGTTTCTACCCATGTACAATAAATGGAGGAATATTATGCATTAAAATGTTACGATCTTATTTCACTGCAGAAATAATGGTGATTGGGTTTCTTCCCAGCATCATGGTGCCTCTTTCGGTTATTTTCCCCTTGGCAATGGTTACTTCCACCACATCGGGAGTCATTCCCAATTCTTTAAGGGTGTCAACCGCTTCAACCCTGGTTTCCAATAGGATGGAAGTTACCACTATTCGACCATGTTTATTAAGCTTTTCATATCCCTGTTTTATTATAAATGGGAGATCTCCACTGCTTCCACCTACCAGGAAGGTGTCGAAGGATTCAATGCCTTCCAATACCTCTAGGGCATCACCTTCCACCAGTTGAACTTTAGGGGTGAGACCATGTTTTTGCAAATTTTGACGGGTTAGTTCCAGGGCTTCCGGATTTTTATCCAGTGCAATCACTTTCCGGGCCTTACGAGCGGATTCCAGTGTTAAACCACCACTACCGCAGCCCACATCAACCACTGTATCATTGGATGCTATTCTGGCCTTGCACATTACCAGGCACCTTACCTCTTCCTTAGTAGGTCCGGGCACACCCTGGATCTGGACGAAATCCTCATCCGGGATCATGGGACCTCTCCCTGCCATCTCTGGTAGAGGTTATGGTCAATATGGAGAACATCCAGTATTTTACCCACTAGGAAATCAACCAGATCATCCATGTTCTGGGGTTGGTGGTAAAAAGCAGGCATTGCTGGGAGGATTATTGCACCTTCACGGCTGATACTTAGCATATTCTCTAAATGAACTGAACGTAAAGGCGTTTCGCGGGGCACCAGGAGTAACGTTCTTCTCTCCTTCAAAACTACATCTGCAGCCCGGGTAACCGCATTGCTGGCAAAACCAGTGGATATTGCAGAAATGGTCTTCATGGTACAGGGGACAATGACCATGGATTCAAAACGGCAGGAACCACTGTTAATGGCACTGGTAAGGTCTCCTGGATCATAAAACTTGTGACAAAGTCCCTTTAGTTCATCTTCATCCATCCCCATTTCGTATTTCAGGATGATACGTGCCGGGTCAGTTACCACCAGGGCAGTTTTCCTTCCCATTTCTTTCAATACTTCCAGGAGTCTGACACCGTAAATAACGCCGCTAGCTCCAGTTATGGCTACCACTATCATTTTAATCACTATTGTCTAAATAAGCTTATTTATCCACTTGAATACTATGTAATTAATGAATTAATTCTATAAAGTTAAATGTATATAGGAAAGTATTTGGTTAGAATCCAATAAATGGCTTTAGACGATGATTTAATCAGGGATATCTAGATAATCAATGAAATTAAGTTCAGAGGCTTTTTCTGAGTATTTTTCTGGAAGGTAGATGCATAAATCCGCATGATTGAAACGGGCATCTTTAAGTGCCCTAACCAGATTAGAAATATCACCTAGTGGGACAATATCCCCATTTACAGACACTGGAGTGGTCATTTCATGGAAAGATGGGTATTCTGGAATATCAACCATTATATATTCTTCACCAGCTCCTATGTCCAGGGCTATATCATTTTCAGCTTTTTTTATGGAAGTTATATTCATTTTAAAAATATCCTCTGGATTGGGTATGTCATTGAGTTTAAGGGAGTACACCCGTTTAAAGAGTTGCCTGTTGTCCAATCTTCTCATAATATCTCCGATGAAACCATTCACAGCTCTGGCTGATGAGATTATGTCAATATCATCGTAGCGGTAAATCTCGTGTTCATTGATTAGCTGTTTTTCCAGTAGTTTCCCCAAGCAGCGCCGGAACATGGAGTTAACAATCCTGGTGGTATGGTGCTGGTAAACACTTGGATACATGAAATAACGAGCTAACAACATGGATTCTGCTGCCTGAACACCTTTGCCATCCAGGAGGAGTAACTCGTTTTCCAGTTTCATATTGTAAATAAGGCGTTCCACATCGATAACACCATAAGCAACCCCTGTGAAGTATGAATCCCTTAGCAAGTAGTCCATACGATCCACATCCAGTTCACCTGAGATCATATGGCCCAGTGGCCCTTCACCACTGATCACCTTCAGTACTTCATTCACACTGAACTTTTCAGATAGAATGTCTCCCAGTTGTGATTCTTTAATGAGTTTGGAGGTGAGTTCCTCATGGGATGATTCAATACTGCCCTCTGATACATGAGAAAATGGTCCATGGCCCGCATCATGTAGAATGGCACAACATCGAATCAGGGAATGAGTATCTTCATCCAGCTGCAGGTTTAGGGCCAACCTGGAGGCCAAATACATGGTGCCAATGGAATGTTCAAAACGAGTATGATTGGCACCTGGGTACACCAGATAGGTAAATCCTAACTGTTTGATCCTCCTCAGACGCTGAATTTCAGGAGTATCCGTTAATTTAACTTCAAAATCATCTAACTGAAGATTTCCATGAACACTATCCCGAATAAACTTCATTTAGGACCTCCATGGAGCTTATAAATTGCTTTCCCCCTCTTGAAATGATTAAATTCAAGGTAAACCCCCATTTTGGAATATTCAGTTCAAATCTGACTCTTTAATAAATCGAACGCAATTTTAGCTCTGCCTTAAGTTCAAATCTGACATTAGTTCTAAATCTACCTAAGTTCAAAACCCGAATATTTTATCCTCCGGACATGATGATTTTACTACCAGCACTGCCCTTTTCCTCTTTTTTAAAGTCAAGTTCGTATTTTACTCTTTCTATAATCTCTTCCAGTGCTTCACGAGTTTCATGACGGTGGCTTCCAGCTACTGCCACCAGGAATAGAGGATCACCTGGTTTGAAATGGCCAAGGTAATGAACTACAGCAATTTCCTTTACTCCGTTTTTTTCCTGAACCTGGATTAAAATCTTTTCAAGTTCTTTTTCTGTTTTTTCAGGATCTGGAGATGTTAACACCATTTCATCCGTGGTTTTAGCCTCATCTTTCCCTCTTACAATTCCCTCAAAGGTGAATATGGCTCCACACTCCCCAATAGAGGGGGTTTCCTTGATTTTCTGGGTTAAATCATTCAGGGTGATTATTTCCTCATAATCTGGAATTATTCTGGCAAATATCATACTTCACTTACCTCCTTTCTGGCTAGTTGTTTAATTCTAGCAATACCATCAATTTCATTAATAACTTCTACTACTGATTCTGGGACTAATTTTTCCCAGTTATCACCAGCTAGCATTCTACGCCGAACTTCTGTCCCGGAATAGCTTTTTCTGTTAAATAATGGGGGTTCGGTAACCTGATAACCCTTTTCATGAAAAAGTCTCTGGACCAGTGGGTTGCCAGAGTAGACATGTTCAAATGGTGGGGTTAACATTTCCATATGGGCCACCCAGAGGGAGTTACACTCTATATCCTGCACTGGTATGATGTAGTAACAGGATGCTGGTATGTCATTTTCTGCCAGGGCCTTAGTGATCATCATCACCCTCTCTCCGGCGGTGAATGGATCTTTAAGACTGTGACTGACCTGCGCACTACCAATTCCAATGATCACTTCTTCCACATCATTCAGGATCCTTTCCATTACCTGAATATGTCCCCGGTGCACCGGTTGCATTCTCCCCACCAGAAGTCCTCTCATAATCAAACACCATATTTAATAATTGATTAAAATTTTAACATGATTGAAATTTTGTATTATAAATATTTGATTCTGAAGTCGAATTATTCAATCTAAGTTTTTTTTACCGTTTATTATATTACACTGCAAACCAAAATCATGAGTTTCAACTGACAATCCATTAAAATAATTTGAATTACCATTCTATTAAATATCACATAATCTAAATATTTCTCTCTTTTTGCACGCATAAATAATTAACCAAAAGATTGGAAAGATTGCTAATTTGGAGAGTTACCAATAAATCAATAAATAGGGAGTTATTTCAGAGATTAATGAGAATCTGATATAAAATATATTAGGATAGGGAGTATGAAGTGTTATTAATGTTTTGATGACTTTGTAACAAGTTTACTGAATATAAGAGGAAAGTGGTAAGGGGATAACTGGGGATATTCTGAAAGGTTAATATCCAAGTTTAGAATATTGAGGAAAAAATCACGATAACCTATATATCCCCATGGGATTAACAAGAGTTAGGGATTATAAAGACAATAACTTTATCAATAAATGCATAATAAATTTTTTGGGAGACTAATCCTTATTATGAAAAAATCAAAGGATAATGGTGATAAAGAATGATAAAGATTGAGAATCTATCAAAAACTTACCACATGGAGGAAGGTCTTAAGATCAAGGCACTGGATCAGGTTAACCTGGAAGTGGAAAAGGGTGAGATTGTGGGGATTATTGGGACCAGTGGTTCTGGTAAAACCAGTTTGCTCCGTGTGTTAAGGGGTGTGGAACCATTTGATGATGGGTCAATTACCATTGATGATGTGACAGTGACCCCTGAATCCACCACTTACTATTCCCGGAAACTGCGAGAGGCAACCGCAATTCACCTGCAGCGTTCCTTTGGATTATGGTCTGAAACAGCAATTAACAATGTTATAAGGAAGCTTTACGGGACTAAGTATGGGGATGAAGCATTAACTGATTTTGACTTTGCATTTGACGAGTTTGAAGAGGAAGCTATGGAAATTCTCCGTGTGGTGGGTCTGGATCATAAAGCCACTCATTTCGCACCAGTACTGAGTGGTGGGGAAAAACAGAGACTTATTATGGCCCGACAGTTAGCTAAAAAGCCCAAAGTTCTATTGTTAGACGAACCTGCCACCATGTCTTGCCCTAAGACAAAACAGGAAATTCTGGATGCGATTCGTAATATTAACCAGGACTTGGGAGTGACCGTAATCCTGGTTTCTCACCTTCCTGAGGTTCATCACTACCTCTCCCAGAGGCTGGTATTAATGGAAGAAGGACAGGTGGTGGATGTAGGTTCACCAGATAAAATAATCAAGGAATTCCTCCAGAAAATGGAAGATGAACTACCCAAACGTAACAGTGAAGATATTGGGAAGACCATAATCAAAGCCCGCGACCTGGAGAAAAGGTTTTATCTTCTTAAAGCAGGTAATGTGCTGGAGTTAACAGATGCAAGCTTCGATATTAATGAAAGAGAGATCGTTTCCCTTATTGGGCCCAGTGGTGCTGGTAAGACCGTGCTACTACGTATGGTGGGTGGTCTGGACCTTCCTGATGCCGGTAAAGTCACCTTTAAACTGGACGGTGAATGGGTGGACATGCACCAGCCTGGAATTGACCGAATGGAAATCCGCCGCCAAATGGGATTCATGCACCAGGAATTCGCACTGGTACATCACGCCCGTATCCGGGATCAGATCGCCGGAAGACTGGGAGTTAAAGGAATAATGGTAGTGGATGAAGCCAAGAAAAAAGCCGAAGAACTGGGTATCAGTGACCTGGCCCTGGATGTTCTATACCAGCTCACAGATCTTCCCGAAAATGAGGCAAAACAGCGTTTAGAACAGTTAGGTTTATCTGGAAATATTTTAGATGCACTTTTCCCAAGTTTCCCAGATAATAAAATCAAAGAATATGCTGAACCCATATTCAAAGCACTGGACCTTCCCCTGGATATTTTAAATCGTCGATCCTATGAATTATCAGGAGGTCAGAAAGTCAGGGCAACCCTGGCCCTGGTGCTAACATCACATCCCAAGGTTCTTATCTTAGATGAACCATTCGGTGATCTGGATCCGATAACCCTCCGTATTGTTTCCAATTCCCTCAAACGGATAAATAAAGAATTCAACACCACCATCATCATGGTTAGCCATCATATTGACTTCATTGAGGAACTTTCCACCCGTTCCATACGCATGGAAGATGGGAAACTCATTGGAGATGGAGATCCTGATATTGAGTGTGATAAATTCATTAAAAGCTGTGGAGCTCATTATCTTGAGAATATTTCCCAGTGGAAAGAGAAATTACTGGAAGAATAAAATTTTTTACTTGGATATAACTAAACATGAAAAAAAGGGGAGATTTTTACAATGGAATTTGAAAATATGGATGTGGGAAGCTTTTACCGAATGCTGGCACCTCGCCCCACCATAATTGTGACCACTGTGAATAATGAAGGGGAAGTTAATGCTGCCCCTTTTTCCTTCACCATGCCAGTTTCAGTTAACCCACCATTAATTGCAGTGTCATCTGTGCCCCGGCACCATACTTATCAGAATCTGGAAGAAACCAGGGAGTTGGTGGTTAACATTCCCAGTGCAGATATACTCAACCAACTATGGGTTACTGGTGAAAAGTTCCCCCAGGGAGTGAATGAGATTAAAGAAGCAGGTTTGACTGAGATGGATTCTGTTGAAGTCGCACCACCTTGGATAAAGGAATGCCTGGCCCATATGGAGTGTAAAGTTGAATTCACCCAGGAATGTGGTGATCATCATTTAGTGGTTGGACGGGTATTGAAGGTTGGTGTCAGGGAAGATGCCATGCGGGAAGGACTTCTGGATGTGGAAATGGTGAAACCATTACTCCATCTAGGTGGTAAGGACTTTGTGGTGGGTGACCATCGTAGGAAAGTGGATTGAAAATAATTTCAAGGTAATATAGCTTTATTAATCCAATTCTAGTAAAATTTGTTGGAATTAAATTAGATCAATGTAAGGGGAAATAAAAATAAAAGTGAATAAATAGAATAATATAATGGATTAAAATTATGGGAATAATTTAAAATGGGAAGTCAAAATATGTTCAACACTATAATGGTCCCCACTGATGGATCCGAGTACTCTAAAAGGGCTGAAAATACCGCATTATCTCTTGCTAAAAAATTGGGTTCAACTGTTGTTGCCCTCCACATAATCGATGATAAACTCATATATCCCTATGAAGTACTGCAGGATGAGGGTAAAGCCATTCTCCAGGAAGTACAAAAGAAGGGTCAGGATATGGGTGTGGAAGTCCATGAAATACTTCTGGTTGGAAGCCCCACCAAGGATATGGTCAAAATAACCCAGAAAGCAGGAGCTGATCTGGTGGTTATAGGTACACACGGGAAAACCGGACTGGAGAAGCTTATAATGGGCAGTGTGGCTGAGAATACTCTGAAAAAAGTTGAAATACCCATATTGCTCGTTAAATAAATTCCTTATCTTTCTAATTCATCTTTTTTTTAATATTAATTCATACCATACCTGAATCCACGGATAAGAGCTAAATAGGGTTCATAAGACAAGAAAGGCTACCTGGTTAAGATTAATGCCCTATGACTATTTTCATATCCCATATAGATCTAATAATATTTCTTAAGGATTAATGACTTACGTCACGAGAGATTTCAATGATAGGGGAGGGGTAATAATGAAAACCATAAAGGGGATTAAATGGATATGGCCCATTATCCTAATATTTTTATTTTTAATAAGTATGGGAACGGGTTTTTACATTTCCACATCAATAGCCTTCCCCCAGAATCCAGCCACATATTCCTATTTTGAGAAGATATGTAACATGCCCTACATCTCCACCCCTGGACCTCTACCTCCAGAAGTGTTTTGGCAGCAGGGTGGAAATTGTGATGACCGTGCCCTGGCTTTAAAAACGTATCTTGTTAGTAGGGGAGCTGAAGATGTTCAGATATGTTGGGTTTGCAGGATGGAAAACGGTAAAATGATCTCCTCCTATGATGGGAGCTATGGTCATTCCTTCGTAGTATGGAATAATAAGGTATACAATCCATCTATAAATGAGTCCCGGAAATTCTATGAGGAAGATATCCAAGAATTTCAGAACTTTTTAAAGGAATTATTCGGATTCAATACCTGGTATTTCGAAAACCAGACAGTTGGGACTTCATTTTGAATGTTCAAGTTAAAACATATTGTTATCATCACATCACTATATTCCAACTAGCATTAATACAAAACCAACTAAAATTTAATCTGACATTAATAAAAGATTAACCTGAATAATTACGTGAAAAAATGAATAAAATGGGGTGATAATAATGAGACTTTGGAGTCTTCATCCTGGATATTTGGATAGTAAAGGTTTGGTGGCACTTTGGAGAGAGGGTTTACTGGCCCGTGCTGTTTTAACAGGTAAGACTAAAGGTTATACCCATCATCCTCAGCTTAATCGCTTTAAGATACAGGATCATCCCCTTCTTTTTCTGGATACTTACCTAAACCATGTTTACAATGAAGCCTGTGCAAGGGGATATAATTTCAATCAGGAAAAAATTGGAGTAAATTGTACCACCAGGCAAATCCCAGTTACCAGTGGGCAACTATCCTATGAATTTCATCATCTCCAGGGGAAACTCCAGAAACGAGACCATGATACATACTTGGCAACAAAAAGGTTGATGGATAAAAAGGGATCAATCCAAACAAACCCTGTTTTTAAAGTAATTCCTGGTGATATTGAACCCTGGGAAAAGGTAGAAAAGTAATATTAAGAGTGAAAAAGGTTAAAAAAGTAATATTGAAACAGTTGAAAAGGTTAAAAAGTGAAATGGAAACTTACTGAATGAACATTCATAGTCTTACCAATATGATTATTAACCTGAGAGGTGCATAATACTTAATAGATAATTGAATTTAGATCAAGGGAATTTCCATTAGATAGATACTAAGATTCGTTGAAAAATGGTATTAGTGTAGGTGGTTGAATGAGCAGATACAAATGCAAAGTTTGTGGTTATATCTACGACACTGAATCTGGTGAGCCACGGAATAAGACAGCCCCTGGAACTGAATTTGAAGACTTACCTGATGACTGGTTCTGCCCTCACTGCGGAGCTAACAAACACCGTTTTGTAACTATATGATAGTAAACACCAGGAATTGGGGGAATACTATGAAAAGATACAAGTGTAAGGTCTGTAATTATATCTACGATCCTGAAGTAGGAGAACCGAGAACCGGAACTCCTCCTGGAACAGCCTTTGAGGATCTGCCCGATGATTGGACCTGCCCTAAATGTGGTGCTGGTAAATTCCGCTTCATAGCAATTTAATCCAACAAGTGTTTATTTTTTTAATTATCCACTGATCCTCAACCCACAAACCCGTATTTAAGGAAAAGGTTAAACTATGGAAAAATGAAAATGCAGACTCTGTGGTTACATATATGATCCTGAAAATGAAGACCCCAAAAGGAAAATATCCCCAGGAACACTATTGGAAGACTTACCTGAAAATTGGGTTTGTCCATCCTGTGGTGCAAAAAAAAGATATTCGTTAGGGTTGAATAAACAATCCAATGATCCTGGTTAAAAAAATCCTGTATTAAACTAGATTTAAACCTTATAGCGGGTTTTAGATCCTTAAAAAATTCATTGCTAAAAATTTTCCATGGGCTTTTCAAAAAAAATGTAATTTCATGAATTTATCATGA
This DNA window, taken from Methanobacterium subterraneum, encodes the following:
- a CDS encoding molybdenum cofactor guanylyltransferase, with translation MKSCIILCGGRSRRMGKDKGLMNLDGDPFIIHLLKMVVKITEEIILVLRDKKQVELYQNCINDFKRQIHNHDPHIKLVVDIEVDQGPLLGLYTGLSHIKSEGALVLPCDSPFVSPYFVDKMFELTEVSEACILVPVWPDGSTEPLHSYYCKECIPIIQKQLENGFRNVKSLLEKIDVAYVGVEVLDPGKKSFINLNRPEDVSQSLKK
- a CDS encoding pseudomurein-binding repeat-containing protein, translated to MESLTLEQYRKMVDKVIEFKRLNGDLPKYAVVDGCRIHKREYIDMIERVNTFFLQMGRNPGSVDITPLEDVPVVETVLI
- the cbiT gene encoding precorrin-6Y C5,15-methyltransferase (decarboxylating) subunit CbiT; the encoded protein is MIPDEDFVQIQGVPGPTKEEVRCLVMCKARIASNDTVVDVGCGSGGLTLESARKARKVIALDKNPEALELTRQNLQKHGLTPKVQLVEGDALEVLEGIESFDTFLVGGSSGDLPFIIKQGYEKLNKHGRIVVTSILLETRVEAVDTLKELGMTPDVVEVTIAKGKITERGTMMLGRNPITIISAVK
- a CDS encoding UbiX family flavin prenyltransferase, with the translated sequence MIVVAITGASGVIYGVRLLEVLKEMGRKTALVVTDPARIILKYEMGMDEDELKGLCHKFYDPGDLTSAINSGSCRFESMVIVPCTMKTISAISTGFASNAVTRAADVVLKERRTLLLVPRETPLRSVHLENMLSISREGAIILPAMPAFYHQPQNMDDLVDFLVGKILDVLHIDHNLYQRWQGEVP
- a CDS encoding HD domain-containing protein, translating into MKFIRDSVHGNLQLDDFEVKLTDTPEIQRLRRIKQLGFTYLVYPGANHTRFEHSIGTMYLASRLALNLQLDEDTHSLIRCCAILHDAGHGPFSHVSEGSIESSHEELTSKLIKESQLGDILSEKFSVNEVLKVISGEGPLGHMISGELDVDRMDYLLRDSYFTGVAYGVIDVERLIYNMKLENELLLLDGKGVQAAESMLLARYFMYPSVYQHHTTRIVNSMFRRCLGKLLEKQLINEHEIYRYDDIDIISSARAVNGFIGDIMRRLDNRQLFKRVYSLKLNDIPNPEDIFKMNITSIKKAENDIALDIGAGEEYIMVDIPEYPSFHEMTTPVSVNGDIVPLGDISNLVRALKDARFNHADLCIYLPEKYSEKASELNFIDYLDIPD
- a CDS encoding molybdenum cofactor biosynthesis protein MoaE, whose amino-acid sequence is MIFARIIPDYEEIITLNDLTQKIKETPSIGECGAIFTFEGIVRGKDEAKTTDEMVLTSPDPEKTEKELEKILIQVQEKNGVKEIAVVHYLGHFKPGDPLFLVAVAGSHRHETREALEEIIERVKYELDFKKEEKGSAGSKIIMSGG
- a CDS encoding nicotinamide-nucleotide adenylyltransferase, whose translation is MRGLLVGRMQPVHRGHIQVMERILNDVEEVIIGIGSAQVSHSLKDPFTAGERVMMITKALAENDIPASCYYIIPVQDIECNSLWVAHMEMLTPPFEHVYSGNPLVQRLFHEKGYQVTEPPLFNRKSYSGTEVRRRMLAGDNWEKLVPESVVEVINEIDGIARIKQLARKEVSEV
- a CDS encoding ATP-binding cassette domain-containing protein, giving the protein MEEGLKIKALDQVNLEVEKGEIVGIIGTSGSGKTSLLRVLRGVEPFDDGSITIDDVTVTPESTTYYSRKLREATAIHLQRSFGLWSETAINNVIRKLYGTKYGDEALTDFDFAFDEFEEEAMEILRVVGLDHKATHFAPVLSGGEKQRLIMARQLAKKPKVLLLDEPATMSCPKTKQEILDAIRNINQDLGVTVILVSHLPEVHHYLSQRLVLMEEGQVVDVGSPDKIIKEFLQKMEDELPKRNSEDIGKTIIKARDLEKRFYLLKAGNVLELTDASFDINEREIVSLIGPSGAGKTVLLRMVGGLDLPDAGKVTFKLDGEWVDMHQPGIDRMEIRRQMGFMHQEFALVHHARIRDQIAGRLGVKGIMVVDEAKKKAEELGISDLALDVLYQLTDLPENEAKQRLEQLGLSGNILDALFPSFPDNKIKEYAEPIFKALDLPLDILNRRSYELSGGQKVRATLALVLTSHPKVLILDEPFGDLDPITLRIVSNSLKRINKEFNTTIIMVSHHIDFIEELSTRSIRMEDGKLIGDGDPDIECDKFIKSCGAHYLENISQWKEKLLEE
- a CDS encoding flavin reductase family protein, translating into MEFENMDVGSFYRMLAPRPTIIVTTVNNEGEVNAAPFSFTMPVSVNPPLIAVSSVPRHHTYQNLEETRELVVNIPSADILNQLWVTGEKFPQGVNEIKEAGLTEMDSVEVAPPWIKECLAHMECKVEFTQECGDHHLVVGRVLKVGVREDAMREGLLDVEMVKPLLHLGGKDFVVGDHRRKVD
- a CDS encoding universal stress protein, with translation MGSQNMFNTIMVPTDGSEYSKRAENTALSLAKKLGSTVVALHIIDDKLIYPYEVLQDEGKAILQEVQKKGQDMGVEVHEILLVGSPTKDMVKITQKAGADLVVIGTHGKTGLEKLIMGSVAENTLKKVEIPILLVK
- a CDS encoding pyrimidine dimer DNA glycosylase/endonuclease V, with translation MRLWSLHPGYLDSKGLVALWREGLLARAVLTGKTKGYTHHPQLNRFKIQDHPLLFLDTYLNHVYNEACARGYNFNQEKIGVNCTTRQIPVTSGQLSYEFHHLQGKLQKRDHDTYLATKRLMDKKGSIQTNPVFKVIPGDIEPWEKVEK
- a CDS encoding rubredoxin, which translates into the protein MSRYKCKVCGYIYDTESGEPRNKTAPGTEFEDLPDDWFCPHCGANKHRFVTI
- a CDS encoding rubredoxin, with amino-acid sequence MKRYKCKVCNYIYDPEVGEPRTGTPPGTAFEDLPDDWTCPKCGAGKFRFIAI